A region of Salinibacter sp. 10B DNA encodes the following proteins:
- a CDS encoding NUDIX domain-containing protein, with product MTDTAVVTVFLRHRGEVLLLRRSNDVGSYPGKWGTVAGHLESDDPLDAARSEIEEEVGLTEDDVSLVQEGPSFSVHDEDRGTEWIVHPFLFDSSTQEVSLNWETQNAEWVSPTTLLRRDTVPDLWRSYRSVSPSIVELTDDTEHGSAYLSLRALEVLRDRAALLATTDPPDIDDAWARLAETAQRLLKSRPSMAALTNRIHRVMHESQPEGTPGQVEQKAHAAIGQAIDADAKTARRAADQFADQRVLTLSRSGTVLEALRTANPAPSIIVTESHPGREGVGVAETLVRAEMDVTLIPDAAVATTLASGEIDAVLVGADTIHPSGTVVNKVGTRGAALAAAREDIPFYVACAIDKISVEEATISESADPRSVYEKGTDVRVAAPRFDETPPDLVTGGIITNRGSYAPDQVAALAEELEMLRDW from the coding sequence ATGACCGACACGGCTGTTGTCACTGTTTTCCTTCGCCATCGTGGCGAGGTGTTGCTTCTGCGTCGAAGCAACGATGTCGGCTCCTATCCCGGAAAATGGGGAACGGTCGCAGGACACCTAGAATCTGACGACCCGCTGGACGCCGCCCGTTCCGAGATTGAGGAAGAAGTGGGACTGACTGAAGACGACGTGTCGCTCGTTCAGGAAGGCCCCTCCTTTTCGGTGCACGATGAGGATCGAGGGACAGAGTGGATCGTGCACCCGTTCTTGTTCGACTCTTCGACTCAAGAGGTGTCTCTGAACTGGGAAACGCAAAATGCAGAATGGGTCTCGCCCACGACCCTCCTCCGACGCGACACGGTTCCGGACCTCTGGCGCTCATATCGGAGCGTCTCCCCCTCGATCGTAGAATTGACCGACGACACGGAGCATGGATCGGCCTATCTCTCCCTTCGAGCGCTGGAAGTTCTGCGCGACCGGGCCGCTCTTCTGGCCACGACCGACCCTCCCGACATCGACGACGCATGGGCCCGATTGGCCGAGACGGCCCAGCGCCTGCTCAAGTCCCGTCCGTCCATGGCGGCCCTCACGAACCGTATCCATCGGGTGATGCACGAGAGTCAACCGGAGGGCACGCCGGGTCAGGTAGAACAAAAGGCGCACGCGGCCATTGGCCAGGCAATTGACGCCGACGCCAAGACCGCTCGCCGTGCCGCCGATCAATTCGCGGACCAACGTGTGCTCACACTTTCCCGCTCGGGAACGGTGCTGGAGGCCCTCCGCACGGCCAATCCGGCTCCTTCCATCATTGTGACTGAGTCCCACCCGGGACGCGAAGGGGTCGGCGTGGCCGAGACGCTAGTCCGAGCGGAGATGGACGTGACACTCATTCCGGATGCCGCCGTCGCAACGACACTCGCATCGGGAGAGATCGATGCGGTACTCGTGGGCGCCGATACCATCCATCCCTCTGGCACCGTCGTCAATAAGGTGGGAACGCGGGGCGCTGCCCTTGCCGCCGCTCGGGAAGATATCCCCTTCTACGTCGCGTGTGCCATCGACAAGATTTCTGTCGAAGAAGCAACGATCTCCGAGAGCGCCGATCCTCGCTCCGTCTACGAGAAAGGCACAGATGTTCGCGTCGCGGCTCCTCGCTTCGACGAGACCCCGCCGGACCTCGTGACAGGGGGCATTATCACAAACCGGGGTTCGTACGCCCCCGATCAAGTTGCGGCGTTGGCTGAGGAGCTGGAAATGCTCCGGGACTGGTAG
- a CDS encoding transposase codes for MFRPLGPLRADRTTIKRGSNRARRGSRPGARLRPRRVLHQDPSTYRPARPPAGSNPVSRSAPRVSLLHRPDERSIGPSAPRPRKRPEAVAGDRAYDADWIDADWIRQWCADKGIESAIPARENMRDGPGRPPTCDEQKYRDRNTVERCVGHLKERRRLVVRYEKKASHYKAMVLWAFVEEYLNR; via the coding sequence TTGTTCAGGCCGCTCGGGCCGCTGCGGGCGGACCGAACGACGATAAAAAGGGGCTCGAATCGGGCGAGACGAGGGTCTAGGCCCGGCGCTCGGCTACGGCCGAGGCGGGTTCTCCACCAAGATCCATCTACTTACCGACCGGCAAGGCCTCCCGCTGGGAGCAATCCTGTCAGCCGGTCAGCGCCACGAGTCAGCCTTCTTCACCGACCTGATGAACGAAGTATCGGTCCCTCGGCCCCGCGACCTCGGAAGCGCCCCGAGGCAGTCGCTGGAGATCGGGCCTACGATGCTGACTGGATCGATGCTGACTGGATCCGGCAGTGGTGCGCTGATAAGGGTATCGAATCAGCAATCCCGGCACGTGAAAATATGCGAGACGGCCCTGGACGCCCACCGACCTGCGACGAACAGAAGTATCGCGACCGAAATACGGTCGAGCGCTGTGTCGGCCACTTGAAAGAGCGCCGCCGCCTGGTAGTCCGGTATGAGAAGAAAGCGAGTCACTACAAAGCCATGGTGCTCTGGGCGTTCGTCGAGGAATACCTGAACCGATAA
- a CDS encoding IS5 family transposase: protein MPRRRYELTDEQYERIEHLLPEVEGRGCPYNDHRQVINGIFWILRSGAPWRDVPERYGNWKTVYDRFRRWAEDGTLESIIRHLQGELDAEGRIDWSQFNVDSTIVQAARAAAGGPNDDKKGLESGETRV from the coding sequence ATGCCTCGACGCCGCTATGAGCTCACCGACGAGCAGTATGAACGCATCGAACACCTCCTGCCGGAGGTTGAAGGCCGAGGCTGTCCGTACAACGACCACCGGCAGGTTATCAACGGCATCTTCTGGATCCTACGCTCTGGAGCTCCCTGGCGAGACGTACCCGAGCGCTATGGTAACTGGAAGACTGTTTACGATCGGTTCCGACGCTGGGCCGAAGACGGCACGCTCGAATCGATCATTCGTCACCTTCAGGGCGAGCTCGACGCAGAGGGTCGTATCGACTGGTCTCAGTTCAACGTGGACAGCACGATTGTTCAGGCCGCTCGGGCCGCTGCGGGCGGACCGAACGACGATAAAAAGGGGCTCGAATCGGGCGAGACGAGGGTCTAG